One Malania oleifera isolate guangnan ecotype guangnan chromosome 9, ASM2987363v1, whole genome shotgun sequence DNA segment encodes these proteins:
- the LOC131164532 gene encoding vesicle-associated protein 2-1 translates to MTGSNQLISVHPDELKFHFELEKQSFCDLKVVNNTEHHVAFKVKTTSPKKYFVRPNTGVIQPWDTCFIRVTLQAQSEYPPDMHCKDKFLLQSTIVPPHTDLDELPPDTFNKDGGKIIEECKLKVVYMPASAHGNSDDEELRSSKQSPENNSALQHLKDERDSAVQQTQQLQQELDMLKRRRYRKSDPGFSFTFALFVGLIGIMVGFLLNLLLSSPST, encoded by the exons TTGAGCTGGAAAAACAGAGCTTTTGTGATCTGAAGGTTGTGAACAATACAGAACATCATGTTGCTTTTAAG GTTAAAACCACTTCACCAAAGAAGTACTTTGTACGACCCAACACTGGGGTTATACAGCCTTGGGACACTTGTTTCATAAGAG TCACCCTTCAAGCCCAAAGTGAATATCCTCCAGATATGCATTGCAAAGATAAATTTCTCTTACAAAGTACGATAGTGCCTCCACATACTGATCTCGATGAGCTTCCTCCGGATACT TTCAATAAGGATGGTGGAAAGATAATTGAAGAGTGCAAGCTTAAAGTTGTGTATATGCCTGCCTCAGCTCATGGAAATTCAGATGATGAAGAATTGAGGAGCTCCAAACAAAGTCCCGAGAACAACTCT GCCTTGCAGCACTTGAAGGATGAAAGAGATTCAGCTGTTCAGCAAACACAGCAATTGCAACAGGAACTG GATATGCTGAAGAGGAGAAGATACAGGAAAAGTGATCCAGGCTTCTCCTTCACATTTGCCCTTTTTGTAGGACTAATTGGAATCATGGTTGGCTTCCTCTTGAACCTATTGTTGTCATCGCCTTCTACATAA